The window CACTTGTTTGATAAAACGAATGCGCTTGCCTAGGCTATCAAGCAGCGTAAAGTTTTTCTCTGGACACATAATCGCTAACGGAATACCCGGTAATCCCGGTCCCGTACCAACATCAATGAAGTTCTCCCCCTGAAGGTGAGCACTTACCACAATACTATCCATGATATGTTTCACTAACATCTCATTAGGATCGCGCACTGATGTTAGATTGTACGCTTTATTCCATTTATGCAGCAGTTCTACATAACCTACAAGCTGTTGAACTTGTTGTTCTGTGACTTGCAATTCAGTTTGTGCGATTAACTGCACTAAACGTTGTTTCATTGATAATTCCTATTCGCCTTTTTTCAGCATACCGTGCTTTTTCAAGTAAACCAGCAGCAAAGAGATTGCCGCAGGGGTAATACCTGAAATACGAGAAGCCATGCCAATTGTTTCTGGTTTTGCATCGGTTAACTTTGCAATGACTTCATTTGATAAGCCTTTGACAATGCTGTATTCCAAATCGAAGGGTAATTTTGTGGTTTCATGACGCAGTGACTTTTCAACTTCGTCTTTCTGGCGATCAATGTAACCCTGATATTTCACCTGAATTTCAACCTGCTCACTGGCTTGTGTATCAATATGAGCAGGTGAAAAGTCTTCAAGTTGCGTTAATAATTTATACGTTATCTCAGGGCGACGTAAAAGATCTTCGCCATTGGCTTCTCGTGCGATCGGTGTTTTAAGGATCTTATTGATTTCATCAACATGATCCGAGTTTGGGTTGATCCAAATATCTTTTAAACGCTGACGTTCTTGTTCGATATTCTCAACTTTTTGGTTAAATCGAGCCCAACGATCATCATCCACTAAACCAAATTCACGACCGATTTCAGTTAAACGTAAATCAGCATTGTCTTCACGCAGCAACAAACGGTATTCCGCGCGAGATGTAAACATACGGTACGGTTCTTTGGTACCCATGGTAGACAAGTCATCAATCAATACGCCCATGTAGGCCTGATCACGACGAGGACACCAACCTTCTTTGCCTTGCGACTGAAGGGCTGCATTCATACCTGCAAGTAAACCTTGTGCAGCCGCTTCTTCGTAGCCGGTTGTTCCATTTATTTGACCAGCAAAGAATAAACCGTCGATAAACTTCGTTTCAAATGTTTGCTTTAAATCACGAGGATCAAAGAAATCATATTCAATCGCATAACCAGGACGCATGATGGCAGCATTTTCAAAACCATCCATTGAACGCACAATTTGTATCTGAACATCAAACGGTAAACTGGTTGAAATGCCGTTTGGATATAATTCGTGAGTCGTTAATCCTTCTGGCTCAATGAAGATTTGATGACTATTTTTGTCAGCAAAACGCATGACTTTATCTTCAATTGACGGGCAGTAACGCGGGCCGATACCTTCAATCACCCCAGAATACATTGGGCTACGATCTAGATTATTGCGAATAACATCGTGCGTTTTTTCGTTTGTGTAGGTGATATAACATGGGATCTGACGTGGATGATCCGACGTTTTGCCCATAAACGAAAACGTCGGGATTGGATTATCA is drawn from Photobacterium profundum SS9 and contains these coding sequences:
- the rsmG gene encoding 16S rRNA (guanine(527)-N(7))-methyltransferase RsmG codes for the protein MKQRLVQLIAQTELQVTEQQVQQLVGYVELLHKWNKAYNLTSVRDPNEMLVKHIMDSIVVSAHLQGENFIDVGTGPGLPGIPLAIMCPEKNFTLLDSLGKRIRFIKQVVHELKIANVTPVQSRVEEFQPEQGFDGVISRAFASMNDMVSWCHHLPAENGHFLALKGQFSEQEVAELPEWCSVTEVKPLQIPELEGKRHLVILTAKK
- the mnmG gene encoding tRNA uridine-5-carboxymethylaminomethyl(34) synthesis enzyme MnmG produces the protein MFYQENFDVIVVGGGHAGTEAALAAARMGQKTLLLTHNIDTLGQMSCNPAIGGIGKGHLVKEVDALGGLMAKATDKGGIQFRTLNSSKGPAVRATRAQADRALYKAAVREVLENQPNLMLFQQAVDDLIVENDRVIGVVTEMGLKFRATSVVLTVGTFLGGKIHIGLENYSGGRAGDPPSIALASRLRELPFRVDRLKTGTPPRIDARTVDFSRLQAQHGDNPIPTFSFMGKTSDHPRQIPCYITYTNEKTHDVIRNNLDRSPMYSGVIEGIGPRYCPSIEDKVMRFADKNSHQIFIEPEGLTTHELYPNGISTSLPFDVQIQIVRSMDGFENAAIMRPGYAIEYDFFDPRDLKQTFETKFIDGLFFAGQINGTTGYEEAAAQGLLAGMNAALQSQGKEGWCPRRDQAYMGVLIDDLSTMGTKEPYRMFTSRAEYRLLLREDNADLRLTEIGREFGLVDDDRWARFNQKVENIEQERQRLKDIWINPNSDHVDEINKILKTPIAREANGEDLLRRPEITYKLLTQLEDFSPAHIDTQASEQVEIQVKYQGYIDRQKDEVEKSLRHETTKLPFDLEYSIVKGLSNEVIAKLTDAKPETIGMASRISGITPAAISLLLVYLKKHGMLKKGE